DNA sequence from the Cupriavidus sp. WKF15 genome:
CGCGCGAAGGCGAGGCGGTGGAAGTGCGTGCCGTGGTTACGCTTTACGAAGCGCGCGGCGACCTGCAGCTTGGCGTCGAGGCCATGCGCCGTGCCGGCCTCGGCAATCTTTACGAAGCGTTCCTGCGCCTGAAGGAAAAACTGGCACAGGCAGGACTGTTCGCGCTCGAGCGCAAGCGGCCCGTGCCCGCGCACCCGCGCGCGATCGGCATCGTCACATCGCTGCAGGCGGCCGCGCTGCGCGATGTGCTGACCACGCTGCGCCGGCGCGCGCCGCACGTGCCGGTGATGGTCTATCCGGCGCCGGTGCAGGGCGCCGGCGCCGCGCAGAAGATTGCCGACATGCTCGATCAGGCCTCTGCCCGGCGCGAGTGCGACGTGATCATCCTGTGCCGCGGCGGCGGCAGTATCGAAGACCTGTGGTCGTTCAACGAAGAGGTGGTGGCGCACGCCATCGCGCGCAGCGCGGTGCCGGTGATCTCGGGCGTGGGCCATGAAACCGACTTCACCATCGCCGATTTCGTGGCCGACGTGCGCGCGCCCACGCCTACTGGAGCGGCGGAACTGGTCAGCCCGGACCGCGGGCACCTGCTGGCGCTGACGCGCCGGGCCGGGGACGCACTGGCGCAGTCGATGCGCCGCGAGCTGGACCGGCGCGCGCAGCACCTGGACTGGCTCGCGCGCCGGCTGCGCAGTCCGCAGGCGCAACTGCAGGAGCGGCGCGCGCGCGTCGACAATCTGGCGCGACACTTGCGTTCGGCATTGCGGGAGACCGTGGTGGCACAGCGCCACCGCCAGCAAGTGCTGGCGATGCGCTGGACCGCCTGCCGGCCCGACACGGCCGCGGCGAGCGCGGACGTCGCGCGGTTGTCGCAGCGCATGCAGGCCGCGGCGGCCCGCCAGCAGGAGCGGCAGGCGCAGCGCCTGGCACGCGTCGCGGGCGCGCTTGAACTGCTGGCGCCGCAACGTACGCTGGAGCGCGGCTATGCCGTGCTGCTCGACCAGCGTGGCCGCGCCCTGCGTTCGCCGGCCGAACTGCGTGCGGGCAGTGTCGTGGAGGCCCACCTTGCCGAAGGCGTGGCCGACCTTGCCATTGCCGCCGTGCAGGCCAAGCTGGGCGGATTCTGAGCAGGCTGCCCGCGCCGGCGCGGACAAACTAACATGACCCCAGGGGGCTTTGCGCCGCGGTTTGCGTGGGTCTTGCAAGTCTCCTACAATCGGCAATTCCCCGACCACAACCCCAACCCACAGAGACAGAACAATGGAACACAAGCTCCCCCCGCTGCCGTACGCGCATGATGCCCTGGCTCCGCACATCTCCAAGGAGACGCTGGAGTTCCACCATGACAAGCATCACCAGACCTACGTCACCAACCTGAACAACCTCATCAAGGGCACCGAGTTCGAGAACGCGACCCTGGAAGAGATCACCAAGAAGTCGTCCGGCGGCATCTTCAACAACGCCGCCCAGGTGTGGAACCACACCTTCTACTGGGACTCGATGAAGCCCAACGGCGGCGGCCAGCCGACCGGCGCCCTGGCTGACGCCATCAACGCCAAGTGGGGCTCGTTCGACAAGTTCAAGGAAGAATTCACCAAGACCGCCGTCGGCACCTTCGGTTCGGGCTGGGCCTGGCTGGTCAAGAAGGCCGACGGCTCGCTGGACCTGGTGTCGACCTCGAACGCCGCCACGCCGCTGACCACCGACGCCAAGCCGCTGCTGACCTGCGACGTGTGGGAACACGCCTACTACATCGACTACCGCAATGCCCGTCCGAAGTACGTCGAGGCATTCTGGAACGTCGTGAACTGGGACTTCGCCAGCAAGAACTTCGCCGGCTGATCCGTTTCAGCGCCGATGTGAAAAAGGGCCCGCCGGGCCCTTTTTTCATGGGCGCATCGTTTCGACTTCGCAACACGCGCAGGGCAGATCCGGTTGCCGTTTCTTTCCGTCGCGGGGAAAGAGTTACTGACGATACGAACGGGTGCCGGGCGGGGGCAGGCAGGAATGAACGTTGCTCACACGGATGTCAGGGAACCCCATCGACTTTCGCGGAGTCCACATCATGCCCGAATTCAAGTCCAGGCTGACCGACTACCACTACGGCGGCCACAGCGCGGTGAGCAATGATCGCGGCCGGTTCGCTGCCGCAGAGGTGACGCCGGCCAGTCACGACAACTACCTGATCCAGCCGTATGTCCCATCAGGCGCCAACGAGCCGGTCGGGGTCGAACGCTACGGCATGTATGGCGTGGCACCGGGGTGGCCGGCCACGGACGCTCTGGCTAGCCCTGCCTATGTCGAGCCCATACCTGGATGCTATGACGGTGACGGCGTGCGTACCGGGGCGCAGGCGAGCGAGGCCAGACTGCTCGAGCGGTTCGAGGTGGAGATCGCCCAGGTCGTCGACCCGGGCATTGTCAAGGCCGAAATCGAAACGGGGGTTTGCACGCTGCGCGGCACGGTACGCGATGCCGCCACCCGGATTCGCATCGAAGCGATTGCCGGCCAATGTCTTCCGGAGTACGCCATACACAGCGAACTGCTGACATCGACGCCGCCACAGGCCGCAAGCGATTGACGGCGCCATGCATGTCGTCGCCGGCCGCACCGCCTGATTCGCCATGAAGCCGCATATCCAGAAATCGCGCCGTGCTCTGCGCAAAGACGAGCCGCATGGCCGCAGCCGCTTCTACATGCAGCTGCTCGTCTTGCTGTGCGTGCTGGGGTTCGTGTACCTGCTGATCGTTCTGTACCCGCGCGGCGCGTGGTAATGCAGCGTGGTAATGCGGCCAGCGAATGCGGCCAGCGATCAGCCGCATATCGCGTCATGCAGTATCTTCAAAAGCCGCTCGGTTTGCCGGATGCGCGACTGTTCGAACTGGTAGGCATCATGGTCCCCATCGGCCTTCGCCTGCGATGCGCGGATGCGCGCCAGCGCGAGGCTTTCCTTTTGCGTGCGCATCGCGGCAAACAGGGCGTGCTCGGCGGCCTTGTCCTCGGCCGCGGCCAGGGTCATGCCGCTGAATGCGTGTCCGGTATGGCAGCGAAAGCGCAGCGGGTGCGTATCGCGGAGCTGCCACATCGCCCCGCCGCATTCGGGACAGGTGATGGCCGCGCGCATGGCAATGCGGTCCAGGTCTTCAACGCCGCCCTCTGGACTGCCTGCGGTGGCGGCCTCGGTTCGCAGTGCGTCCATGTCTTTCTCCCACTGGTGTTGACCTCCGCCGGCATGAAGCAGGCCCGCAATGGCTTCCCCGATTTCGCGGGGTTCTGCTACGGCATCGGCACCGGCGGCCTCCATTGCCGCGCGCGGCATGGATGACGCCTCCGCATTGCACGGGTGCTGGATCAGCGTGCGTCCGCCAAAGGCGCGCACGAATGCCAGGCCCGCAGCGCCGTCATCGAGATCGCCGCTGAGGATCACGCCGATCACACGCGGTCCGAACGCAACCGCCGCGGAGCGGAACAGCGGATCGATCGCAGGCCGGCTGTGGTTCTCCTGGGCGCCGTGCGAGAGTTCGATCTCTTTCGCCGTGACAAGCATGTGGTAGTCGGGGGGGGCCACGTAGATGTGGCCGGCATGCCAGGTTTCCCCATGGCGCGGATATGACGCGGGCAGCTTTCCCCACCGCGCCAGCAGGCTTGGCAGCTGAGACTGGTGCTTGCCTACATGCAGGACGATGAAGACGGCGGCATCGAGATCCGCCGGCAGAGCGGCCACGAGGTCCCGCAGCACAGCGAAGGCGCCGCGCGAACCGCCGATCACCACGATATTTCGGGTCATTGAAGCTCCTGCAACCCCGCCTGCCACGCAGTGGATATGCCATGCAGGCGGTCACGAACCGGGTGCGCCGCTGGGCCGTGTCCGGAGTTCACGGTGCTTTACTGGCTGGTCGCGTCCCCGTCGCCTTCGCCGCCATTGATCTCGTTGGCCGTCTTGCGGTTGTCGATCGGCCTGCGCGGGTCTGGTTTGGCAGCGTTGCCCGAGGTCTCATCGTCGACCAAGCCGTTGCCTTCCCCGGTGACCCTGACTTCGATCGTCTCCGGTGTTGGCGGGGCTTCTTCCCCGGATGTATGGTTGCCTGAGGCCACGGCCTTGACGGGCATTGCTGGCTCCCGGATATCGGTAAGGGCGGTTTGGCTAACCGGTAACTTTGTCGCCGAAGCCGCCAGCGCGTAGTAGTGCGGAATGCGTTGCAGCGCCCATGCGGACGCCGCCTGGCGGATCTCGGTGCGGTTGCCGCGAAAGCGCCGGGTTTCGGTGAACGCATGGGGCAGGCCGGCCCGCGCTTCCAGGCGGATCAGCCACGCAAAGCATTGCGTGCCCGGGGGAGTGCCGTCCGGCGCGCCATCATCGGCTACGCCGGTATTGGCGATGGCGACGTTGGCCCCGCTGAGCCTCATCACGCCACGCGCCATGGCCAGCGACACAGCTTCGCTGGTCAGCCCGTGCCGGCGGATGAGCGTGGCGCTCACGCCCAGGATCTGCGTCTTGGCATCGGGCGAGTAGGCCACGACGGCGCACTTCAGCGTGCTGCCGCAGCCAGGCACATCGGCGATATGCGAAGCAATCAGCCCGGCCGTGCATGACTCGGCCGTGGCAAGGCGCAATCCGCGCCGCTGCAGGAAGCGGGCGGTTTCCTCGATCGGATCCATGGCATGTTCCGCTGGGCTATACGTCCCCTTCGCAGCAAGCTTCACGCCAGAACTGCCTGGGCTGCGCGAGCCGGCGGGCAGTCAGCCCCGGATCTGGCGCGGATCATGGCCGAACGAGCTGCGGCTGCGAATCTGGCCGTCCCGGCCGTGGATGAACAGCTCACTCTTGCTCTGCCTTGCCATCTCGGTGGCAACCTCGATCGCATCTTCCTGGGTTGCAAACAGCTTCCTGCTGGCGGGGTTGCTGGCTTCCTCGACGGCCCAGCCTTGCAGTGCCGGCACGACATGCACATCCATGGACTTCATTTCCGGTACCTCCGGTTTGCCCGTTCCCCTTGAGTTATTCATCGGCAGGCGGGCCGAGGCAATCGGCGCGTGTCTGACAACGGCGTAGGCGAAACGCGTACGAGAATGCAGGTGCCCGCGGCCTGCGGCGGCCCAGCGAGCCGTAAAGATCCACCCGAGGCCTCCCACCGCGGTGCGCGCTATTGCGCCCCGTACGGAAAGCCGTGCTGCGCGCTCATCCGGTCAAGCCGCGCGCGCATGCGGGCCAGGTCGGCGGCGAGCTGGCGCGCCATGAACGGGAGCGGGCCGGACTGCATGTCGGCCCCTGCGGTGGCCATGGGCGCGGCGGGCGATGGCGCCTGCCCGGTTTCGAGCGCCTCGGCCATCGACAGCAGCGCGGGCTCGATGCCCGGGTCTTCGCCCTCGCGCATGCCCGTTTCGTGTTCGATCGCGGCCATGAGTTCCAGCGCGCTGATGCAGACGCGCGCGGCGTGCTGGGTCTCTTCGAACTCTGCTGCCGGCACGCCGGTCTCCTTGGCCACGGAGGGAATCAGCCCGCGCAGGGGAATCAGTGTCGTGCCGAGGTCGAGCATGGCCTTGCGCTGTTCCGCGGCATCGGCAAAGCCGCTCTGCATCTTGCGGTGGACCGCTGCGCTGGCCCGCAGCAGCGCGGCCAGCAGGATGCGCCAGGCATAGGAGGCATGGGCGGGCAACGCGAACGAGAACACGAGCGCGATCGCCGTGCCGATAAGGACATCGACGGTGCGCCACAGCGCGTCATAGACGTTCTGGTTGCCATGGCCGGCGGTGATCACCACGGTGATCGCTGCGAGCAGGGCGATATAGCCGCCCTTGCCAATGGCGTGGTACGCACAGTAGCCGCAAATGATGGCCATCAGCAAGTACGTCAGCAGCGGCATGCCGACATACGATTGCTGCACGATCAGCGCCAGGCCCGCCAGCGCGCCGATCAGCGTGCCCAGCCCGCGCTCGGCCGCGCGGCGCCGGATATTGCCGTGGTGCTGCAGCCCGCCGATCACCACCAGCACCGTGATGGTGGCCCACTCGCCGTGCGGGATGTCGATGCCAGTGGTCAGTGCGATCGATGCCAGCAGCGCGAATGCGACGCGTATCGCGTGGAACTGCCTGGCCTGACGGAAGCGAAGGTTCGTGTCGAACAGCACATCGGTGGTCTTGCGCAGGAGATCGAGCATGATCGCGTGGCGGCTGGGGGCGAATGCCAAGTGTACGTCACGTTGCGCGGCCACGAGCGACGCATTTGCGTTGGCGGCCAGTGCCGGGTGCGAGGTCCCGGGCGCTAGCGCAGGGGCGCGGGGCTTCTTACTCTTTCATCCATGCCTGGTTGCGCCACGACACGATTTCATTGGGTGGCGCTGCACCGCCCGGCGCGCCGCCCTTGCGGTACGCGAGCGTGAACAGGACCAGCGAGGTGCGGCGCGACGAGTACCGGTCGCGTAGCGGCATGCCAGACCTTACCGGCCACCAGTG
Encoded proteins:
- the xseA gene encoding exodeoxyribonuclease VII large subunit, translating into MPEPQNFSRDLPSMPARNPREAIPVGELNHAIATMLERGFPLTWVRGEISNLTRAASGHWYFSLKDARAQIRCVMFRGRNQHVDFTPREGEAVEVRAVVTLYEARGDLQLGVEAMRRAGLGNLYEAFLRLKEKLAQAGLFALERKRPVPAHPRAIGIVTSLQAAALRDVLTTLRRRAPHVPVMVYPAPVQGAGAAQKIADMLDQASARRECDVIILCRGGGSIEDLWSFNEEVVAHAIARSAVPVISGVGHETDFTIADFVADVRAPTPTGAAELVSPDRGHLLALTRRAGDALAQSMRRELDRRAQHLDWLARRLRSPQAQLQERRARVDNLARHLRSALRETVVAQRHRQQVLAMRWTACRPDTAAASADVARLSQRMQAAAARQQERQAQRLARVAGALELLAPQRTLERGYAVLLDQRGRALRSPAELRAGSVVEAHLAEGVADLAIAAVQAKLGGF
- the sodB gene encoding superoxide dismutase [Fe] — encoded protein: MEHKLPPLPYAHDALAPHISKETLEFHHDKHHQTYVTNLNNLIKGTEFENATLEEITKKSSGGIFNNAAQVWNHTFYWDSMKPNGGGQPTGALADAINAKWGSFDKFKEEFTKTAVGTFGSGWAWLVKKADGSLDLVSTSNAATPLTTDAKPLLTCDVWEHAYYIDYRNARPKYVEAFWNVVNWDFASKNFAG
- a CDS encoding chemotaxis protein CheB, giving the protein MTRNIVVIGGSRGAFAVLRDLVAALPADLDAAVFIVLHVGKHQSQLPSLLARWGKLPASYPRHGETWHAGHIYVAPPDYHMLVTAKEIELSHGAQENHSRPAIDPLFRSAAVAFGPRVIGVILSGDLDDGAAGLAFVRAFGGRTLIQHPCNAEASSMPRAAMEAAGADAVAEPREIGEAIAGLLHAGGGQHQWEKDMDALRTEAATAGSPEGGVEDLDRIAMRAAITCPECGGAMWQLRDTHPLRFRCHTGHAFSGMTLAAAEDKAAEHALFAAMRTQKESLALARIRASQAKADGDHDAYQFEQSRIRQTERLLKILHDAICG
- a CDS encoding CinA family protein is translated as MDPIEETARFLQRRGLRLATAESCTAGLIASHIADVPGCGSTLKCAVVAYSPDAKTQILGVSATLIRRHGLTSEAVSLAMARGVMRLSGANVAIANTGVADDGAPDGTPPGTQCFAWLIRLEARAGLPHAFTETRRFRGNRTEIRQAASAWALQRIPHYYALAASATKLPVSQTALTDIREPAMPVKAVASGNHTSGEEAPPTPETIEVRVTGEGNGLVDDETSGNAAKPDPRRPIDNRKTANEINGGEGDGDATSQ
- a CDS encoding DUF2188 domain-containing protein produces the protein MKSMDVHVVPALQGWAVEEASNPASRKLFATQEDAIEVATEMARQSKSELFIHGRDGQIRSRSSFGHDPRQIRG
- a CDS encoding FUSC family protein, encoding MAFAPSRHAIMLDLLRKTTDVLFDTNLRFRQARQFHAIRVAFALLASIALTTGIDIPHGEWATITVLVVIGGLQHHGNIRRRAAERGLGTLIGALAGLALIVQQSYVGMPLLTYLLMAIICGYCAYHAIGKGGYIALLAAITVVITAGHGNQNVYDALWRTVDVLIGTAIALVFSFALPAHASYAWRILLAALLRASAAVHRKMQSGFADAAEQRKAMLDLGTTLIPLRGLIPSVAKETGVPAAEFEETQHAARVCISALELMAAIEHETGMREGEDPGIEPALLSMAEALETGQAPSPAAPMATAGADMQSGPLPFMARQLAADLARMRARLDRMSAQHGFPYGAQ